In Populus alba chromosome 1, ASM523922v2, whole genome shotgun sequence, a single window of DNA contains:
- the LOC118042477 gene encoding LOW QUALITY PROTEIN: glucan endo-1,3-beta-glucosidase 11-like (The sequence of the model RefSeq protein was modified relative to this genomic sequence to represent the inferred CDS: deleted 1 base in 1 codon) produces the protein MEHSRFYYHVSLILSISGFVFPVMVGSIGINYGQIANNLPTPDNVIPLVKSIGATKVKLYDADPRVLKAFANTGVEFIVGLGNEYLSKMRDPDKAQAWVKANVQAYLPATKITCITIGNEILTFNDTSLTDNLLPAMQGIQTALVNLGLDKQVSVTTAHSLAVLEVSFPPSAGSFRKDLVGSITPILNFHAKTNSPFLINAYPFFAFKSNPKQVSLDFVLFQPNQGVVDPKSNFHYDNMLFAQIDAVYSALASLGYSKVPVHISETGWPSKGDEDEVGATLENAKKYNGNLFKTICQRKGTPMRPNTDLNIYVFALFNENMKPGPTSERNYGLFKPDGSPAYLLGINGTDAISTNSTPTTAATTTTTPAPRSPESTSTGYLSISAAVKGRWSSCIGQLLFPLLLWSCLAFRLAF, from the exons CCATGTTTCACTCATCCTTTCCATTTCAG GTTTTGTGTTTCCTGTCATGGTGGGTTCTATTGGGATAAATTATGGTCAGATTGCAAACAACCTTCCAACACCAGACAATGTAATCCCTTTAGTGAAATCAATTGGGGCAACAAAAGTGAAACTTTACGATGCAGATCCAAGAGTGCTTAAAGCATTTGCTAATACAGGGGTGGAATTCATAGTTGGTCTTGGAAATGAGTATTTGTCAAAGATGAGAGATCCAGATAAAGCACAAGCTTGGGTAAAAGCGAATGTTCAAGCTTATTTACCAGCTACAAAAATCACTTGCATCACAATTGGTAATGAAATCCTAACCTTTAATGACACAAGTCTAACAGACAATCTCCTTCCTGCAATGCAAGGCATTCAGACAGCTTTAGTGAATTTGGGACTTGATAAGCAAGTCTCGGTTACTACTGCTCATTCTTTGGCAGTTCTAGAAGTGTCATTTCCACCTTCAGCTGGATCTTTTCGAAAAGATCTAGTGGGGAGCATCACCCCCATATTGAATTTCCATGCCAAGACTAATTCACCATTTTTAATCAATGCGTAT CCTTTTTTCGCATTCAAGTCTAACCCCAAACAAGTTTCTTTAGATTTTGTGTTGTTTCAGCCAAATCAAGGGGTTGTTGATCCGAAAAGCAACTTCCATTATGATAATATGCTGTTTGCTCAAATTGATGCTGTGTATTCTGCATTAGCAAGTTTAGGATACAGTAAGGTGCCAGTTCACATATCAGAAACTGGCTGGCCATCAAAAGGTGATGAAGATGAAGTAGGAGCAACCCTCGAAAATGCTAAGAAATATAACGGGAACTTGTTTAAGACAATTTGTCAAAGGAAGGGAACTCCAATGAGGCCTAATACAGATTTGAACATTtatgtttttgctttgtttaatGAAAACATGAAGCCTGGACCAACTTCTGAGAGGAATTATGGGTTGTTTAAGCCTGATGGATCGCCAGCTTATTTGCTTGGAATTAATGGAACTGATGCTATTAGCACTAACTCCACCCCCACCACTgccgccaccaccaccaccactcctGCACCACGGTCGCCGGAGAGTACTTCAACTGGGTATTTGTCAATTTCTGCTGCTGTAAAG